From a region of the Paenibacillus sp. FSL R10-2734 genome:
- a CDS encoding family 20 glycosylhydrolase — MKKWLYALTVFCLVFYSTPLPFAAAAEAENAKPKVIPSLQEWTGGSGSFKLTANSRIVIPTSECLCELPATAEVFQEDLKELTGYDLPIVQKKPASKGDFLLTLDKTADESIGKEGYYFEVGDYVEIHANTETGVFYGTRTALQILEQDPEKSSIVKGVAKDFPKYGERGFMLDVGRKFFTIDFLKDYAKFMSYYKMNDFQLHLNDNEIFKDNSREHWNKYTAFRLESTKYPELTAKDGHYTKQDMRELQDIANIRGLNITPEIDTPSHALSFTKVRPDLVKDNLPVDHLDITRQETVDFIKDVWDEYLDGEWFDSETVHFGGDEFAPNDRTTFEKYREFLNTMNEHMKSKGKKSRMWGSLSAFPGTTVVDKDIAVNAWNNGWQDPVASVRDGFKIINTVDSTLYIVPKAGYYHDYLDSQWLFNNWDPTHFGGNTKLQEGEPNLLGAMFGTWNDMMGKKVSEADVHDRVKKAMPVLAEKMWRGQSTDSTFTEFQQLSTKLGEGPGTNLLHEVNTATDLVIHYPFEEGTQTVSDQSGNSYDATLGAGVTRVDDGKTGKGIRFAGTSDHIQTPLQIKGFPWTVSTWVKLDDQQEADEKILMESEYGALKLKQKGTPNAGFTREGYDYSFNAAIPVGRWVHVAFRGDLNGTSLYIDGDLKGSVAVTTMLPTAMIGSSSKAFTGLLDEFKIFNRVLSGKEIAEEAGSPAWTINLAAHKTAVTSSVEVPQFPASLTVDEIDTGASRWSSKYTDNEWIYVDLGQSTDISKVIFKWEGAYAKGYKVQVSDHADNWRDVYTTNAGVGGVEIVKFPTEQARYVRMLGTKRVGTYGYSMYEFEVYAPNPEDPVEVPEPVRYSASFENNSLEGWEHVIGKGVGSMELVEAPDQVGEHAVKFTSNNVNNLFIDQQSPIIGDGEIEFKITPQSNVIRTGVLLRYVNNDAWASIGFDQGAWYWVNAQDSYGLLTNAQAAQLKKGTTSTVKVKFEGKHVTLIVNGTTYFEAAIAQIPTDAGKMGARVFGPSVTVFDNFKFSNNVAEVPVTGIKLDKAEISMKVGETHTLSALLQPGNATNKQVTWSSSDEAIAIVQVQGGKAVITALKAGTADITATTVSGGYKAVSKITVIKEISGEVATSIAAPKTVPYGQNFDITLGLHNVTEAVYAQDITLEFDASLMDYVSAISLVDGVGILETKNTEGNVRLIVASQGSGSAIKGDVDVAKITFKAKDLTEPQAGRMAVKSATLGDSNGQETSAAISSVQVDFTTATDPEPSIDVNGDGKISIGDLAIVAANYGKTSADLDWDKAKRADVNGDGKIDISDLAFIAQKILQ, encoded by the coding sequence ATGAAAAAATGGTTGTACGCTCTTACAGTTTTTTGTCTAGTGTTTTACTCTACTCCACTACCATTTGCAGCAGCAGCTGAAGCAGAGAACGCTAAACCAAAAGTGATACCAAGTTTACAAGAGTGGACTGGAGGTAGTGGTTCTTTCAAGCTGACAGCCAATTCCAGAATCGTAATTCCTACGAGTGAATGTTTATGCGAACTACCCGCTACCGCTGAGGTCTTTCAAGAGGATCTTAAAGAATTAACCGGATATGATTTACCAATTGTTCAAAAAAAGCCTGCTTCTAAAGGTGACTTCCTGCTTACGCTCGATAAGACAGCTGATGAATCGATTGGCAAGGAAGGCTACTACTTTGAAGTCGGAGATTACGTGGAAATACATGCAAACACCGAGACCGGTGTGTTCTATGGAACAAGAACGGCTCTGCAAATTTTGGAGCAGGATCCCGAGAAGTCTAGCATTGTAAAAGGGGTAGCGAAGGATTTTCCTAAGTATGGAGAACGTGGTTTTATGCTCGATGTAGGACGCAAATTTTTCACGATTGATTTCCTAAAGGATTACGCCAAATTTATGTCCTATTACAAAATGAATGATTTCCAGCTTCATCTGAACGATAACGAAATTTTTAAGGATAACAGCAGGGAGCATTGGAACAAATATACGGCTTTCCGCTTAGAAAGTACCAAATACCCGGAATTAACAGCAAAGGATGGACACTACACGAAACAGGATATGCGTGAATTGCAGGACATCGCCAACATCCGGGGGCTTAACATTACGCCGGAAATTGACACCCCCAGCCATGCTCTTTCATTTACAAAGGTCAGACCGGATCTGGTTAAGGATAATTTGCCTGTCGATCATCTGGATATTACACGTCAGGAAACGGTCGATTTCATCAAGGATGTATGGGACGAATATTTAGATGGGGAATGGTTTGATTCGGAAACGGTTCATTTTGGAGGCGATGAATTCGCGCCTAATGACCGGACTACTTTTGAGAAGTATCGTGAGTTTCTGAACACAATGAATGAACACATGAAGAGTAAGGGGAAGAAATCAAGAATGTGGGGCAGCTTGAGTGCGTTCCCTGGTACAACGGTTGTAGACAAGGATATTGCCGTAAACGCCTGGAATAACGGATGGCAAGATCCAGTGGCATCGGTGAGAGATGGGTTCAAAATTATTAATACGGTTGATTCCACGCTCTATATTGTACCGAAAGCTGGATATTACCATGACTATCTGGATTCACAGTGGTTGTTTAATAACTGGGACCCAACGCACTTTGGTGGAAATACCAAGCTGCAGGAAGGTGAGCCGAACCTGCTCGGTGCGATGTTCGGGACTTGGAACGATATGATGGGCAAGAAGGTAAGTGAAGCGGATGTCCATGATCGTGTGAAGAAAGCAATGCCTGTTCTGGCGGAAAAAATGTGGAGAGGCCAGTCCACGGACAGCACATTCACCGAGTTTCAGCAGTTGTCAACGAAGCTTGGCGAAGGTCCTGGAACGAATTTATTACATGAAGTGAATACGGCCACTGATCTTGTTATTCATTATCCATTTGAAGAAGGCACGCAGACGGTCTCTGATCAGTCCGGAAATTCCTATGATGCTACATTAGGAGCTGGCGTTACTCGAGTGGATGATGGAAAGACAGGAAAAGGCATACGGTTTGCAGGGACCTCAGATCATATTCAAACACCACTTCAAATAAAGGGCTTCCCTTGGACGGTCTCCACATGGGTTAAGCTTGATGACCAACAAGAAGCGGATGAAAAAATACTGATGGAATCCGAATATGGTGCACTAAAGCTGAAGCAGAAAGGGACACCCAATGCCGGATTCACCCGAGAGGGCTATGATTACAGCTTTAATGCAGCGATTCCAGTTGGGCGGTGGGTACATGTTGCTTTCAGAGGAGATCTGAATGGAACCTCCTTGTACATTGACGGGGATCTAAAGGGCTCTGTTGCTGTAACAACAATGCTTCCTACGGCTATGATCGGCAGTTCATCGAAAGCATTCACTGGACTACTGGATGAATTCAAGATATTTAATCGAGTGCTATCGGGGAAAGAAATTGCGGAGGAAGCAGGATCACCCGCTTGGACGATCAATTTGGCTGCTCACAAAACAGCAGTAACTTCTTCTGTCGAAGTGCCTCAATTCCCAGCTAGTCTTACTGTGGATGAGATCGATACGGGTGCTTCTCGCTGGTCCTCCAAATATACAGACAACGAGTGGATCTACGTTGATTTAGGCCAAAGTACAGACATTAGTAAGGTTATTTTCAAGTGGGAAGGTGCTTATGCCAAAGGCTACAAAGTTCAAGTATCCGATCATGCAGACAACTGGCGGGATGTTTATACGACTAACGCTGGAGTAGGCGGAGTAGAAATCGTCAAATTCCCAACTGAACAAGCGAGATATGTTCGAATGTTAGGTACGAAGCGAGTGGGAACCTATGGTTACTCCATGTATGAATTTGAAGTCTACGCGCCTAACCCAGAGGATCCTGTAGAAGTTCCAGAGCCTGTGAGATATTCAGCGAGCTTTGAGAATAATTCGCTCGAAGGTTGGGAGCATGTTATCGGAAAAGGTGTCGGAAGTATGGAGCTTGTCGAAGCACCTGATCAAGTGGGTGAGCATGCGGTTAAGTTCACCTCGAACAATGTAAACAATCTGTTTATAGATCAGCAATCTCCGATCATTGGTGATGGTGAGATTGAGTTCAAGATTACACCGCAAAGTAATGTTATCCGAACGGGTGTGCTTTTACGGTATGTCAATAATGACGCTTGGGCCTCTATAGGCTTTGATCAAGGTGCTTGGTATTGGGTGAACGCTCAGGATTCCTATGGTTTATTGACCAATGCTCAGGCCGCTCAATTGAAAAAAGGCACGACATCGACCGTAAAAGTGAAGTTTGAAGGGAAGCATGTAACCTTGATTGTAAATGGAACGACCTATTTTGAAGCGGCTATTGCGCAGATCCCAACAGATGCAGGAAAAATGGGAGCTAGAGTATTTGGTCCTTCTGTTACCGTGTTCGATAATTTCAAGTTCAGCAATAACGTTGCTGAAGTTCCAGTAACCGGTATCAAGCTGGATAAAGCAGAGATTTCGATGAAGGTCGGAGAAACACACACGCTAAGTGCGTTACTTCAACCGGGGAATGCAACGAATAAACAGGTGACCTGGAGTAGTAGCGATGAGGCTATTGCGATTGTTCAAGTTCAAGGCGGGAAAGCTGTCATAACTGCGTTAAAGGCAGGAACCGCAGATATTACAGCGACTACCGTATCTGGCGGATATAAAGCGGTGAGTAAGATTACGGTGATTAAGGAGATTTCAGGTGAAGTGGCAACAAGTATAGCTGCTCCGAAAACCGTTCCTTATGGTCAGAATTTTGATATAACCTTAGGCCTCCACAATGTTACAGAGGCAGTGTATGCCCAAGATATCACACTTGAATTCGACGCTTCGCTAATGGATTACGTGTCCGCTATTTCGTTGGTGGACGGTGTGGGTATCCTTGAGACGAAGAATACAGAAGGAAATGTGCGTCTGATAGTGGCTAGCCAAGGTTCCGGGAGTGCGATTAAAGGCGATGTTGATGTTGCTAAAATTACCTTTAAGGCTAAGGATCTGACAGAACCCCAAGCCGGACGTATGGCTGTAAAGAGTGCAACGCTGGGTGATAGCAATGGACAGGAAACGAGCGCAGCTATTTCCTCGGTTCAAGTGGACTTTACAACAGCAACCGATCCTGAGCCTTCTATAGATGTGAACGGTGATGGAAAAATCAGCATCGGCGATTTGGCTATTGTGGCTGCTAACTATGGCAAGACTTCTGCAGACCTAGATTGGGATAAGGCGAAACGTGCAGATGTGAATGGCGACGGAAAGATCGATATTAGTGATCTAGCATTTATCGCACAGAAAATACTGCAGTAA
- a CDS encoding endo-alpha-N-acetylgalactosaminidase family protein produces the protein MRKRYKSFSILLAFLLGVQIALPSAAVFAAQESDVYFRDYNDGNISGWAPAKGTTTFSADQGAVKAVTQGVVILADQDTPPVANAEYEVKLKFSQPATRFGLVYRFVDSNNYNVIQYDAGSWGWDAMKDGTESYGNIAAPSFTFAADQQYTLKLRYEKGSVNLSIDGNNVLTTSLPALSTSAGKIGLRSWFNNKTLWIDDVKVTPIISTDPVPRPITITETLSSDTMKVEIDKEFPRVKQYTWLDSGAEMYGQLNGFNEIKVNEKSYFVVASDFSKKAADATHGETAAYTLQIPEIKVNLKVEMEVQDNILQFKVASIEENGTEKVKTIEFPDHDLVSVIGTQPTAQETAVRITGGWNIVQDEFNDLKTGAANVSGGRTYAFVNSDVLAASVITNVVNGFDKVRIKVADDITLQTKKAALSGGSWVYRGSTVLDPEPLPWAKVVLTPDANGDQIVDWQDGAIAYRQNSDAPTGSEMIRDNISYISMNIGSTTTSPFLRAFDNAKKISNLTDGFGQLILFKGYQAEGHDDSHPDYGGHIGIRQGGEKDFNYILSEGKKYNIRGGVHINATEYALDAFGTKMENMNQPLSKGWGWLDQTFYVNKTKDVESGELKRRLDMLKSDTSDNLSFVYVDVYDGADYNAKKLADYINGNGWMLGTEFAGPLFEQAAWVHWGTDPGYPNQGDDSKVTRFLRNQSLDGFLTTPLLKGNKQVGVGYWQNSAPFYSYQSTSAAFFNHNLPTKYMQHFPIIKMTDNRIDFEEKVVVERKQDGKIHLSKDGREIAIMTDSSNISDSTVFIPWSPETEDKIYHWNPAGGQTTWSLPESWSNVTTAQLYKLTDLGREHVGGVEVTGGKVIITAQPGIGYALYKTTAAEEPEMVWGEGSSVKDPGFDSQTFGSWKKSSTAASDDHIKLVKNSNADDQLQVKGPGDAVIQQEITGLTPGKTYSASVWVKVDGKRTVEIGVKQGADKVFNTLNNTEHGFLAQQHKYVSTNFQRIKVTFDAVSETANLYLNVEDGSSTVTFDDVRVWENPTKTDVGNSVLFEDFENVDEGWGPFVYSKIGPVRTHLVEKGDNQIMTYVLDGNWSLKTNEEGTGEWLRTLPHTLGMKEDNRYQLTLDYNSDETDMYTVAIRVKENGVVRDLVSENLKEGRNTLDLSFTTEGAKDAYLAIIKNKLNNQKELTGTLVVDNIRVDDEGAIVPEEGELVSTITLTPNKMDLNKGQSGSVSAQVKPANAYDRTLLWTSDQPGIVSVDQTGKVTALQAGTAVITATAKDGSKKSATSTIHVYMPNTQIPQSQMTATASSFQPGDDPSHAIDGDVSTIWHTKWSPAHLPESITLDLGGKYNINQFNYTPRTAASNGTITGYNLYTSVDGMNFTPIANGSWPLDQTTKMIRFTAVEATHVRLEAIAGVGTFASAAELNVFKTEDGSEVVKVTGVAMDKEQLEIKVGSSGELNAVTEPLNATNKKVLWSSSDEAVATVEEQDGHALVKGLKVGETIITATTVDGDFSATSRIIVTEADGEPQSSSTLTAPSQVQPGEVFKVQYGLRNLSDKIFAQDIALEYAADVMDFVEARSLISGVSVIDSIHSTPGKLRFIIASEGATNGISNRADVLELTFKAKEVNQTVNGVIAVKSAIISDDQGKEILASISSVNVEIGKKGTQGDINGDGKITIGDLAMVAAQYGKSTSSPDWEKAKKADINGDGKVGLEDLVIVARKIVE, from the coding sequence ATGAGAAAACGTTACAAATCGTTTAGCATTCTATTGGCGTTCTTACTAGGGGTACAAATTGCATTACCGTCGGCAGCCGTTTTCGCGGCTCAAGAATCGGACGTGTATTTCAGGGATTACAATGATGGCAACATCAGCGGTTGGGCTCCAGCTAAGGGAACAACTACCTTTTCGGCGGATCAAGGTGCTGTTAAGGCGGTGACACAAGGGGTTGTTATTTTAGCAGATCAAGATACACCTCCGGTTGCTAACGCTGAATATGAAGTGAAGTTAAAATTTAGTCAGCCTGCCACACGATTTGGACTGGTCTACCGATTCGTGGATAGCAATAATTACAATGTTATTCAATATGATGCGGGCTCTTGGGGCTGGGATGCCATGAAAGATGGGACGGAATCGTATGGAAATATTGCGGCTCCTAGTTTTACCTTTGCTGCCGATCAACAATATACCCTCAAATTGCGATATGAGAAAGGTAGCGTAAATTTATCGATCGATGGCAATAACGTGCTTACGACGAGTCTTCCTGCTTTATCGACAAGTGCAGGGAAGATTGGACTTCGCAGTTGGTTTAATAACAAAACCCTATGGATTGACGATGTGAAGGTAACTCCAATTATATCCACTGATCCTGTACCAAGGCCGATTACGATTACGGAAACACTAAGCTCGGATACGATGAAGGTTGAGATCGATAAGGAATTCCCACGGGTTAAACAATACACATGGTTAGACAGCGGCGCGGAAATGTATGGACAGTTAAATGGATTTAATGAAATAAAAGTTAACGAAAAGTCCTATTTCGTTGTCGCTTCTGATTTTAGTAAAAAAGCAGCCGATGCTACCCATGGTGAGACTGCAGCTTACACGCTTCAAATTCCAGAAATTAAAGTGAACCTCAAAGTTGAAATGGAAGTCCAGGACAATATTCTTCAGTTCAAGGTGGCCAGCATCGAAGAGAATGGTACCGAAAAAGTGAAGACGATCGAATTTCCTGATCATGACCTTGTCTCTGTAATTGGAACCCAGCCTACAGCACAGGAAACGGCTGTTCGGATCACTGGGGGCTGGAACATTGTACAGGACGAATTTAATGATCTTAAGACAGGGGCAGCGAACGTGAGTGGAGGCCGTACGTATGCATTCGTTAACTCTGACGTCTTAGCTGCAAGTGTAATCACCAATGTAGTAAATGGTTTTGATAAGGTACGTATTAAGGTAGCTGATGATATAACACTTCAAACGAAGAAAGCAGCATTATCAGGAGGGTCATGGGTTTATCGTGGAAGTACTGTGCTTGATCCAGAGCCACTGCCTTGGGCTAAGGTTGTACTGACACCAGATGCGAATGGAGACCAAATTGTAGACTGGCAAGATGGGGCCATTGCATATCGTCAGAATTCAGATGCTCCAACGGGAAGTGAAATGATCCGTGACAATATTTCTTATATCAGCATGAACATTGGTTCAACTACAACTTCTCCATTCTTGCGTGCTTTTGATAATGCGAAGAAAATCTCTAATCTCACGGATGGCTTTGGACAGTTGATCCTATTCAAAGGATACCAAGCGGAAGGACATGATGACTCTCACCCAGATTACGGTGGCCATATTGGTATTCGTCAGGGTGGAGAGAAGGATTTCAATTATATTTTGAGTGAAGGAAAGAAATACAATATCCGCGGCGGTGTTCATATTAACGCAACGGAATACGCGCTGGATGCTTTTGGAACCAAGATGGAAAATATGAATCAGCCATTGAGTAAAGGTTGGGGCTGGTTGGATCAGACATTCTATGTAAACAAAACCAAAGACGTGGAGTCCGGTGAATTAAAAAGACGTCTAGATATGCTGAAAAGCGATACGAGCGACAACCTTTCCTTTGTGTATGTGGATGTATATGACGGTGCTGATTACAATGCGAAGAAACTCGCAGATTATATTAACGGTAACGGCTGGATGCTCGGAACAGAATTTGCTGGTCCTCTGTTTGAGCAGGCAGCTTGGGTTCACTGGGGAACGGATCCAGGGTACCCTAACCAAGGTGATGATAGTAAGGTTACTCGTTTCCTCCGGAATCAATCGCTGGATGGCTTCTTAACAACTCCTTTGCTGAAAGGAAATAAGCAGGTAGGCGTGGGTTACTGGCAGAACAGTGCTCCATTCTACAGCTACCAATCAACAAGCGCGGCATTCTTCAATCACAATCTTCCAACAAAATATATGCAGCATTTCCCGATCATCAAGATGACCGATAACCGCATCGACTTTGAAGAGAAGGTTGTAGTTGAACGTAAGCAGGACGGTAAGATTCATTTAAGCAAGGATGGTCGTGAAATCGCTATCATGACGGATAGCAGCAACATCAGTGACAGTACGGTCTTTATTCCATGGAGTCCTGAGACAGAAGATAAAATCTATCACTGGAATCCAGCAGGTGGTCAAACGACTTGGAGTCTTCCAGAATCATGGAGTAACGTAACGACTGCACAGTTATATAAGCTGACAGATTTAGGACGTGAGCATGTTGGCGGTGTAGAAGTAACTGGAGGTAAAGTCATAATTACAGCTCAGCCGGGGATTGGATATGCTCTGTATAAGACAACAGCTGCTGAAGAGCCGGAAATGGTATGGGGCGAAGGGAGTTCGGTTAAGGACCCGGGTTTTGACAGCCAAACATTCGGTAGCTGGAAGAAATCCTCCACAGCTGCAAGCGATGATCACATTAAATTGGTGAAGAACAGTAACGCCGATGACCAGCTTCAAGTGAAGGGTCCGGGTGACGCAGTAATTCAGCAGGAGATTACCGGACTTACACCGGGCAAGACGTATTCTGCATCGGTATGGGTGAAAGTGGATGGGAAACGCACCGTGGAAATCGGTGTGAAGCAAGGGGCTGACAAGGTTTTTAATACGCTGAATAACACGGAGCATGGCTTTTTAGCCCAGCAGCACAAATATGTGAGCACGAATTTCCAACGGATTAAGGTTACCTTTGATGCGGTTAGTGAGACAGCCAATCTCTATTTGAATGTAGAAGATGGCAGCTCGACTGTAACCTTTGATGATGTAAGAGTATGGGAGAATCCAACCAAAACGGACGTTGGTAATTCTGTATTGTTCGAGGATTTCGAGAACGTTGATGAGGGATGGGGTCCCTTTGTTTATTCTAAAATAGGTCCAGTTCGTACGCATTTAGTTGAAAAAGGCGACAATCAGATCATGACTTATGTTCTGGATGGTAATTGGTCGCTTAAAACGAATGAAGAAGGAACAGGTGAATGGCTACGTACATTGCCTCACACGCTCGGGATGAAGGAGGATAACCGCTACCAACTGACGCTGGACTACAATTCGGATGAGACGGATATGTACACAGTGGCTATTCGAGTGAAGGAGAATGGGGTAGTTCGTGATTTAGTAAGTGAGAATTTGAAAGAAGGACGAAATACGCTGGATCTGTCTTTTACAACCGAAGGGGCAAAAGATGCTTATCTGGCCATTATCAAAAACAAGCTGAACAATCAGAAGGAGTTAACCGGTACGCTGGTGGTCGATAACATTCGCGTCGATGATGAGGGTGCGATCGTTCCAGAGGAAGGTGAGCTCGTTTCGACGATTACGTTAACGCCAAACAAGATGGATCTGAACAAAGGACAGTCAGGTTCTGTTAGCGCTCAGGTTAAACCAGCAAATGCTTATGACCGGACACTTCTCTGGACTTCTGACCAGCCGGGCATTGTATCCGTGGATCAGACAGGAAAAGTTACTGCACTTCAAGCCGGTACGGCCGTTATTACTGCTACTGCGAAGGATGGAAGTAAAAAAAGTGCAACATCGACGATTCATGTGTATATGCCTAACACGCAAATCCCACAATCGCAGATGACTGCAACGGCAAGTAGCTTCCAGCCTGGAGATGACCCAAGTCATGCGATTGATGGAGATGTATCTACAATCTGGCATACGAAATGGAGCCCTGCACATTTACCGGAGTCCATTACTTTGGATCTCGGAGGCAAATATAACATTAATCAGTTTAACTATACTCCGAGAACAGCTGCTTCCAACGGAACAATTACAGGCTACAATCTGTACACGAGTGTTGACGGAATGAATTTTACACCCATCGCGAACGGATCATGGCCACTCGATCAGACCACGAAAATGATTCGCTTTACAGCAGTAGAAGCCACACATGTAAGACTTGAGGCTATAGCAGGCGTGGGTACCTTTGCATCTGCTGCAGAACTAAATGTATTCAAGACAGAGGATGGATCAGAAGTAGTAAAAGTTACAGGCGTCGCCATGGACAAAGAACAGCTAGAGATTAAAGTAGGTAGCTCGGGCGAATTGAACGCAGTGACAGAACCTCTGAATGCTACGAATAAAAAAGTACTATGGAGCAGCAGTGATGAAGCTGTAGCAACCGTTGAAGAGCAAGACGGTCATGCTCTTGTTAAAGGCTTGAAGGTAGGCGAAACAATAATTACGGCAACAACGGTGGATGGGGACTTCTCTGCGACCAGTCGGATTATCGTAACAGAAGCAGACGGAGAGCCCCAATCTTCCTCTACTTTGACAGCGCCAAGTCAAGTTCAGCCAGGAGAAGTGTTCAAAGTTCAATATGGACTCCGGAATCTGTCTGACAAAATATTTGCGCAGGACATCGCCCTAGAGTATGCCGCGGATGTTATGGATTTCGTTGAGGCGCGTTCGTTAATTAGTGGGGTAAGTGTTATCGATTCAATCCACAGCACACCAGGTAAACTTCGCTTTATTATTGCAAGTGAAGGTGCGACCAATGGCATTAGTAACCGTGCAGATGTCCTTGAATTAACCTTTAAAGCGAAGGAAGTTAACCAAACGGTGAATGGTGTAATTGCCGTTAAGAGTGCAATCATTTCAGATGATCAGGGTAAGGAAATTTTGGCATCCATCTCTTCCGTAAATGTAGAGATTGGTAAGAAAGGAACGCAAGGCGACATCAACGGTGACGGTAAAATAACGATCGGTGATCTGGCAATGGTTGCAGCGCAATATGGCAAGTCTACCTCAAGCCCAGATTGGGAGAAAGCGAAGAAAGCAGATATCAACGGTGACGGCAAAGTCGGATTGGAAGATCTGGTTATTGTAGCCCGCAAAATTGTAGAGTAA
- a CDS encoding S-layer homology domain-containing protein: MRRKLFTFALICTLCSSMWLSTVQAEKVSDFEMQTSATESTNSTFTVTLKGKDIQDLYAYEAKFNFDPKVLEIVKAETKIKGFSVSPIVKNNEITIAHTKIGNVNGEKGNLDIATITFKAKRAGTTAVKWTAIKVLDRNLKDQEFTPNQTSSFTKIFGDIAGHWAKQDIMEMVTKGIVEGMDADSFAPNNNITRAQFAALIARALDLKEGSGSNPFTDVKSGVWYEDTVKKAYAAGIISGLSKTKFAPDKSITREEMTTMLMRAKAYAAGVKVESMASDSTTAFKDDIKISPWAKESVGFALKSGLMKGRTQTTFAPKESATRAESAAVIKRLLNAK; this comes from the coding sequence ATGAGACGCAAACTATTCACATTTGCACTAATCTGTACGTTATGTTCTTCCATGTGGTTGAGTACAGTCCAAGCTGAAAAAGTCTCTGACTTTGAGATGCAGACATCAGCTACTGAATCTACAAATTCTACGTTCACCGTCACATTGAAGGGTAAAGATATTCAAGACTTATATGCATATGAAGCTAAATTCAATTTTGACCCGAAAGTGCTTGAGATTGTAAAAGCAGAAACGAAGATTAAAGGCTTTTCTGTATCTCCAATCGTTAAAAACAATGAAATTACGATAGCCCATACGAAAATTGGAAATGTGAATGGCGAAAAGGGTAACTTGGATATTGCCACGATCACCTTTAAAGCTAAAAGGGCTGGTACAACCGCAGTAAAATGGACAGCGATTAAAGTTCTTGATCGTAATCTGAAGGATCAGGAATTTACCCCGAATCAAACCTCATCATTCACCAAGATTTTCGGCGATATCGCTGGACATTGGGCGAAGCAAGATATCATGGAAATGGTCACTAAAGGAATCGTTGAAGGCATGGATGCCGACAGCTTTGCCCCGAATAACAACATCACTCGCGCTCAATTCGCAGCTCTTATAGCCAGAGCATTAGATCTTAAAGAAGGTTCTGGAAGTAATCCGTTTACAGATGTGAAATCAGGAGTTTGGTATGAAGATACGGTTAAGAAAGCTTATGCAGCCGGAATTATTAGCGGTTTGTCCAAGACGAAATTTGCTCCGGATAAAAGCATCACCCGTGAAGAAATGACAACGATGCTGATGCGAGCAAAAGCTTATGCTGCTGGCGTAAAGGTCGAAAGTATGGCTTCAGATTCCACTACTGCGTTTAAAGACGATATTAAAATTAGCCCATGGGCTAAAGAATCAGTAGGATTTGCCTTGAAATCGGGATTAATGAAAGGTAGAACGCAAACTACATTTGCACCAAAGGAATCTGCTACAAGAGCAGAGTCGGCCGCAGTTATTAAGCGATTGTTAAATGCTAAGTAA